A region of Vitis riparia cultivar Riparia Gloire de Montpellier isolate 1030 chromosome 1, EGFV_Vit.rip_1.0, whole genome shotgun sequence DNA encodes the following proteins:
- the LOC117911706 gene encoding vacuolar iron transporter 1-like: protein MAENGSADVEKQKLLLHQHEEKHFMSSEVVRDIIIGVSDGLTVPFALAAGLSGASASSSIILTAGIAEVAAGSISMGLGGYLAAKSEADHYMRELKREQEEIITVPDMEAAEIGEILEQYGVEPHEYGPVVDALRRNPQAWLDFMMKFELGLEKPNPRRALQSALTIAVSYIMGGLVPLIPYMFIPIAREAVIASVILTLLALLVFGFAKGYFTGNKPFSSALQTAFIGALASAAAFTFAKLVRA, encoded by the exons ATGGCGGAAAATGGAAGCGCGGACGTGGAGAAGCAGAAGCTGCTTCTGCATCAGCATGAGGAGAAGCATTTCATGTCCAGTGAGGTTGTGCGTGACATCATCATCGGCGTCTCCGACGGCCTCACTGTCCCCTTCGCCCTCGCTGCTGGCTTGTCAGGTGCCAGTGCCTCCTCCTCTATCATCCTCACCGCCGGCATTGCCGAAGTTGCTGCCGGCTCCATCTCCATGGGACTCGGCGG GTACCTTGCGGCGAAAAGCGAGGCCGATCACTATATGAGGGAACTAAAGAGAGAACAAGAAGAGATCATCACCGTTCCTGACATGG AGGCGGCTGAGATTGGAGAGATACTAGAACAGTATGGTGTGGAGCCACATGAGTATGGACCGGTGGTGGACGCTCTCAGGAGAAACCCTCAAGCGTGGCTTGATTTCATGATGAA GTTCGAACTAGGATTGGAGAAACCAAACCCAAGAAGAGCACTGCAGAGCGCACTCACAATCGCAGTATCTTACATCATGGGTGGGTTGGTACCCCTCATTCCTTACATGTTCATTCCTATAGCCCGAGAAGCTGTCATTGCCTCCGTTATCTTAACCTTGCTGGCACTGCTGGTCTTCGGCTTCGCCAAGGGTTACTTCACCGGCAATAAACCCTTCAGTAGCGCTTTGCAAACCGCCTTCATCGGCGCCCTTGCCTCCGCCGCTGCTTTCACCTTTGCTAAACTTGTTCGAGCATAG